Proteins encoded by one window of Glycine soja cultivar W05 chromosome 15, ASM419377v2, whole genome shotgun sequence:
- the LOC114386406 gene encoding uncharacterized protein LOC114386406 has product MITMPSLAIEPTFLDFEFPLDPPTTMLPADQLFSDGKLLPLHPLTSTITTSKSPSSSAVNATAAAAATTATIADPCLFSPKAPRCSSRWKDLLGLKKFYQATNNAKAAPPSSAKSLKNLLHRKTTSPSLSSENAPLLASNSSDAESLSITSSRLSLSSSSSGHDHDDLPRLSLDSEKPNPNPNQISLHRNPNPRIRLVRNRTNSFDAHKPSSDQHYSRPGRSSIRRESETVTCRGVSVDSPRMNSSGKIVFQSLERSSSSPSTFNGGPRFKHRGMERSYSANVRVTPVLNVPVCSLRGSSKSGSVFGFGQLFSSPQITTTGKGHHQSGRSNRN; this is encoded by the coding sequence ATGATCACAATGCCCTCTCTCGCCATCGAACCCACCTTCCTCGACTTTGAGTTCCCTCTAGACCCTCCCACCACCATGCTCCCCGCCGACCAGCTCTTCTCCGACGGCAAACTCCTTCCTCTCCACCCCCTAACTTCCACAATCACAACCTCCAAATCCCCCTCTTCCTCCGCCGTTAACgccaccgccgccgccgccgccaccACCGCCACCATCGCTGACCCTTGCCTCTTCTCCCCCAAAGCCCCACGCTGCTCCTCCCGCTGGAAAGACCTCCTCGGCCTCAAAAAATTCTACCAAGCCACTAACAACGCCAAAGCCGCCCCACCCTCTTCGGCCAAATCCCTAAAAAATCTCCTCCACCGCAAAACGACGTCGCCTTCACTCTCCTCGGAAAACGCGCCGCTGCTAGCTTCAAATTCCTCCGACGCTGAATCCCTCTCCATCACCTCGTCGCGCCTCTCTCTTTCCTCATCCTCCTCCGGCCACGACCACGACGACCTCCCCCGCCTCTCCCTCGATTCcgaaaaacctaaccctaaccctaaccagATCTCGCTCCACCGCAACCCTAACCCTAGAATCCGCCTCGTCAGAAACCGCACAAACTCATTTGACGCTCACAAGCCCTCATCGGACCAACATTATTCCCGCCCGGGGAGGAGTTCGATCCGGCGGGAATCGGAGACGGTGACATGCAGGGGAGTTTCTGTGGACAGCCCTAGAATGAACTCTTCGGGGAAAATAGTGTTCCAGAGCCTAGAGCGAAGCTCGAGTAGCCCCAGCACGTTCAACGGTGGTCCCCGCTTCAAGCACCGCGGAATGGAACGCTCTTATTCCGCCAACGTTAGGGTTACGCCGGTCCTCAACGTCCCCGTTTGCTCCCTCCGCGGCTCGTCGAAATCGGGTTCGGTTTTCGGGTTCGGGCAACTCTTCTCCTCGCCGCAGATAACAACAACGGGTAAAGGGCACCACCAAAGTGGTAGGAGTAATCGGAATTGA